The following proteins are encoded in a genomic region of Prochlorococcus marinus XMU1408:
- a CDS encoding BMC domain-containing protein encodes MTRFATFENNERRLGGSQRVTGAEVNEYLADDPKRVITTDSEKSLVARQASHVKQIELRTYVFLDSLQPQLAAYMGTASSGFLPIPGDACLWMEVSPGMAVHRVTDIALKASNVRLGQMIVERAFGSLALYHRDQSTVLHSGDVVLDAIGSTIDRRTNPQVTWTEVIRSITPDHAVLINRQNRRGSMIQSGMSMFILETEPAGYVLMAANEAEKASNITIVDVKGVGAFGRLTLAGKEGDVEEAAAAAMRAIDYINRN; translated from the coding sequence ATGACAAGATTCGCCACATTTGAAAATAATGAAAGGCGACTTGGTGGTAGCCAGAGAGTTACTGGTGCAGAAGTAAATGAATATCTTGCAGATGATCCAAAGAGAGTAATAACAACTGATTCAGAAAAATCTTTAGTTGCTCGTCAAGCAAGTCATGTAAAACAAATTGAATTAAGAACATATGTATTTCTAGATTCATTACAACCTCAGCTTGCTGCTTATATGGGAACTGCAAGTTCAGGATTCTTGCCCATACCTGGTGATGCTTGTCTTTGGATGGAGGTTTCTCCTGGAATGGCTGTGCACAGGGTTACAGACATAGCACTAAAAGCCAGCAACGTTCGATTAGGTCAAATGATCGTTGAAAGGGCATTTGGATCTCTTGCTCTTTATCACCGAGATCAAAGTACAGTTCTCCATTCAGGCGATGTCGTTTTAGATGCGATAGGAAGCACAATTGATAGAAGAACTAATCCTCAAGTTACATGGACTGAAGTTATCCGCTCTATTACTCCGGATCATGCTGTTTTGATTAATCGCCAAAACAGACGTGGCTCAATGATTCAATCTGGTATGAGTATGTTCATTCTTGAGACTGAACCTGCGGGATATGTTTTGATGGCTGCAAACGAGGCGGAAAAAGCATCAAACATAACAATCGTTGATGTGAAAGGAGTTGGTGCTTTTGGAAGACTGACTTTGGCGGGGAAAGAAGGCGATGTTGAGGAAGCTGCTGCTGCTGCTATGAGAGCTATTGATTACATAAATAGAAATTAA
- a CDS encoding non-canonical purine NTP pyrophosphatase — protein MKKPLITIASGNPKKVAEIEAMLGPLPIEVKKQPSSLDVEETGKTYLDNAILKAKAAAAITNSWTIADDSGLEIDSLGNAPGIFSARLADTNEEKIAKILTALGDSPYRSAKVCSVMVLCTNSGEIVKNAIGICWGEILKKPAYPNGEFESLFWVRETNCTYGELNNAQLSKHGSRGKAARELAPYLLKAIGIKNN, from the coding sequence TTGAAAAAGCCACTAATAACCATAGCTAGTGGTAATCCCAAGAAGGTTGCCGAGATAGAGGCAATGCTTGGGCCACTCCCAATTGAAGTTAAAAAGCAACCTAGCTCTCTAGATGTTGAAGAAACAGGAAAAACATACCTAGACAATGCAATATTGAAAGCGAAAGCAGCCGCAGCGATAACTAACAGTTGGACTATTGCAGATGATTCTGGGCTTGAAATTGATTCTCTTGGAAATGCTCCTGGTATCTTTTCTGCGCGACTTGCAGACACAAATGAAGAAAAAATAGCAAAGATTCTTACCGCACTTGGCGACAGTCCTTACAGAAGTGCGAAAGTATGCAGCGTAATGGTGCTATGCACAAACAGTGGCGAGATAGTTAAAAATGCAATAGGTATTTGCTGGGGTGAAATTTTAAAAAAGCCTGCTTACCCCAATGGTGAGTTTGAATCATTATTTTGGGTTCGTGAAACTAACTGTACTTATGGAGAATTAAATAATGCACAATTATCAAAACATGGAAGTAGAGGTAAAGCAGCTAGAGAATTAGCTCCTTACCTTTTGAAAGCTATAGGAATTAAAAATAATTAA
- a CDS encoding BMC domain-containing protein produces MASETMGIALGMIETRGLVPAIEAADAMTKAAEVRLIGREFVGGGYVTVLVRGETGAVNAAVRAGADACERVGDGLVAAHIIARPHREVEPALGNGNFLGQKD; encoded by the coding sequence ATGGCTAGCGAAACAATGGGTATTGCTCTCGGCATGATCGAGACACGCGGATTAGTACCAGCTATTGAAGCTGCTGACGCGATGACCAAGGCAGCAGAAGTGCGCTTAATTGGTCGTGAGTTTGTTGGTGGTGGTTACGTAACAGTTTTAGTTCGTGGTGAAACTGGCGCTGTAAACGCTGCAGTTCGTGCAGGCGCAGACGCTTGTGAGCGTGTAGGTGACGGACTTGTTGCAGCTCACATCATTGCTCGTCCTCATCGTGAAGTTGAGCCAGCTTTGGGTAACGGTAACTTCTTAGGTCAGAAGGACTGA